A segment of the Desulfonauticus submarinus genome:
TTTTTGTAAAGCAGATTCTACTGCTTGTTTAACTTGAGGGTGTAGATGGCCTAAAATAAGAGGACCCCATGATAAAACATAATCTATGTATTTTTGATCATCTACAGAGTAAATAAAAGGACCTTCTCCTTTTTCTATAAATATTGGATCAGTTTTTACGCTAATACACGCTCTAACAGGACTATTTACTCCTCCTGGGATAACTTTTTTAGCTTTATCAAATAATATTTTTGATTTTTCCATATTTCCTCCTTAATCTTAAAAATATTGCATAGATGTCTTTTTTAATTCTTCAATGCTTTCTAATACCTCATATTGGGTAATTCCAGTAGAATTGGATAGTTCTTTGATTATTTTTTGGCATTCTTTTTTTGTTGTTGCATGAATCATTGTATAAATATTGTAGGGCCAGTTCGATGTAGTTTTGCGTTCATAACAGTGGGTTATCTCTGGTCTAGATGTAAATGTTTTGGCTACGTTTTCTACTTTTGACCTTGGAACATACCAAGCCACCATAGCATTTTGGCTATATCCTGCTTTTTGGTGGCGAAGTGTTGCTCCAAATCTTCTAATATATCCTTCTGATTTGAGTTTTTTTAAAAGTTCTAACACTGTTTCTTCTTTTAAGTTAACTTGTTTAGCGATTTCTTTAAAAGGAGTAAGGGTCTCTGGTAAATCAGTTTGTACGATTTTAAGTATTTGTAGTTCTAGGGGAGATAATTTTAT
Coding sequences within it:
- the ahbB gene encoding siroheme decarboxylase subunit beta; this translates as MSYSIKLSPLELQILKIVQTDLPETLTPFKEIAKQVNLKEETVLELLKKLKSEGYIRRFGATLRHQKAGYSQNAMVAWYVPRSKVENVAKTFTSRPEITHCYERKTTSNWPYNIYTMIHATTKKECQKIIKELSNSTGITQYEVLESIEELKKTSMQYF